In the genome of Streptococcus mitis, one region contains:
- a CDS encoding conjugal transfer protein TraG: MYSGKKFLLFSLLGILLGYLFHRLTLLYDSYTGNSLDKWTHLLMEGQDEILQSPWNVSFTGKSSAFFLLGFVMMLLVYLYLETGKKQYREGVEYGSARFGTLKEKKLFYGKEFSHDTILAQDVRLTLLDKKPAQYDRNKNIAVIGGSGSGKTFRFVKPNLIQMNSSNIVVDPKDHLAEKTGKLFLEHGYQVKVLDLVNMKNSDGFNPFRYIETENDLNRMLTVYFNNTKGSGSRSDPFWDEASMTLVRALASYLVDFYNPPKTREQLIEESRLSQKEYQNLLKRQKKEVEERKKRGRYPSFAEISKLIKHLSKGENQEKSVLEILFENYAKKYGTENFTMRNWADFQNYKDKTLDSVVAVTTAKFALFNIQSVMDLTKRDTLDMKTWGKEKSMVYLVIPDNDSTFRFLSALFFSTVFQTLTRQADIDFKGQLPLHVRVYLDEFANIGEIPDFAEQTSTVRSRNMSLVPILQNIAQLQGLYKEKEAWKTILGNCDSLVYLGGNDEDTFKFMSGLLGKQTIDVRNTSRSFGQTGSGSLSHQKIARDLMTPDEVGNMKRHECLVRIANMPVFKSKKYNSIKHPNWKYLANQETDERWWNYQINPLNQRQENHLEGLRIRDLTFESSLK; encoded by the coding sequence ATGTACAGTGGAAAGAAATTCCTACTATTCTCACTGTTAGGTATCTTACTAGGCTATCTTTTTCATCGTTTGACGCTTTTGTATGATTCCTATACTGGAAATAGCTTAGATAAATGGACTCATCTTCTAATGGAAGGTCAAGATGAAATTCTTCAGTCGCCATGGAATGTTTCCTTTACTGGAAAATCAAGTGCTTTTTTTCTACTAGGCTTTGTGATGATGTTGCTGGTTTATCTCTATTTAGAGACTGGTAAAAAACAATACCGAGAAGGTGTAGAATACGGGAGCGCCCGTTTTGGAACTCTAAAAGAAAAGAAGCTCTTTTACGGTAAGGAATTTTCTCATGATACGATCTTAGCACAAGATGTTCGTCTGACATTATTAGATAAAAAACCAGCCCAATATGATAGGAATAAGAATATTGCGGTGATTGGAGGTTCAGGAAGTGGGAAGACATTTCGCTTTGTGAAACCCAATCTGATTCAAATGAATAGTTCTAATATTGTAGTGGATCCTAAAGATCACTTGGCCGAGAAAACAGGCAAACTCTTTTTAGAACATGGCTACCAAGTAAAGGTGTTAGATTTAGTCAATATGAAGAACTCAGATGGCTTCAATCCTTTTCGCTATATAGAGACAGAAAATGATTTGAATCGCATGCTGACGGTTTATTTCAATAATACCAAAGGCTCTGGCTCCCGTAGTGATCCATTTTGGGATGAAGCTTCTATGACTTTGGTACGAGCTTTAGCCTCCTACTTGGTCGATTTCTATAACCCACCTAAAACAAGAGAACAGCTCATAGAAGAAAGTCGTTTAAGTCAAAAGGAATACCAAAACTTGTTGAAACGTCAAAAAAAAGAAGTGGAAGAGCGAAAAAAACGAGGGCGTTATCCAAGTTTTGCTGAAATCTCAAAACTCATTAAACACTTATCCAAGGGTGAAAACCAAGAAAAAAGTGTCTTAGAAATTCTATTTGAAAATTATGCTAAAAAGTATGGGACTGAAAATTTTACCATGCGAAATTGGGCAGATTTCCAAAATTATAAGGATAAGACTCTGGATTCTGTTGTTGCTGTAACCACTGCTAAATTTGCCCTCTTCAATATACAAAGTGTTATGGATTTGACCAAAAGAGATACCCTTGATATGAAGACATGGGGCAAGGAAAAATCAATGGTTTACTTAGTTATCCCAGATAACGATAGTACCTTTCGCTTTCTTTCAGCCCTCTTTTTTTCAACCGTATTTCAAACCCTAACAAGACAAGCAGATATTGATTTTAAGGGACAATTACCTCTTCATGTGAGAGTTTACTTAGATGAGTTCGCAAATATCGGAGAAATCCCAGATTTTGCTGAACAAACCTCAACAGTCCGTTCTCGGAATATGAGTCTCGTTCCTATTCTACAAAATATTGCCCAACTTCAAGGGCTCTATAAAGAAAAAGAAGCTTGGAAAACCATTTTGGGGAACTGTGATAGCTTAGTCTACTTAGGTGGTAATGATGAAGATACCTTTAAATTTATGAGTGGATTACTCGGTAAACAAACCATTGATGTTCGAAATACTAGTCGTTCCTTTGGCCAGACAGGTTCAGGATCCCTTTCTCATCAAAAGATTGCTCGTGATTTAATGACACCTGATGAAGTCGGAAATATGAAACGGCATGAATGCTTGGTTCGAATTGCCAATATGCCTGTCTTTAAAAGTAAAAAGTACAATTCCATTAAGCATCCAAACTGGAAGTACCTAGCCAATCAAGAAACCGATGAACGGTGGTGGAACTATCAAATCAATCCTTTGAATCAAAGACAAGAAAATCATCTTGAAGGCCTTAGAATTCGTGATTTAACTTTTGAATCTAGTTTAAAATAA
- a CDS encoding conjugal transfer protein TrbL — MNLSLVSPFVYLASEKISAENLFEGFNVDLQSTVDLIKSLSSYNPTVWTYMSSITKSVMQPLGVAILSVVLILEFSKMAKKIANSGGAMTFEALAPMLISYIMVAVVITNTTVIVEAIIGIASHAIEQVASIVAHGGAKYDTISGLKGSGFIGRMIVGFFALLIWLVRIVSAAMVNLLVSIRFIQLYLMIPFAPLTIPTFLSDEWKSIGIGYLKNIMVYAVQGVLIFLIVSLVPLFESAGKIAVSNGAGVLQSLAIMFGSLIQAILLIIALVGSQRTARSILGM; from the coding sequence ATGAATCTTAGTTTAGTCTCACCCTTTGTTTACCTTGCATCTGAAAAAATATCAGCTGAAAATTTATTTGAAGGATTTAATGTAGATTTACAATCTACGGTAGATCTGATTAAATCTCTATCTAGCTACAATCCAACAGTTTGGACTTATATGTCTAGTATTACTAAAAGTGTCATGCAGCCTCTTGGAGTTGCGATTTTATCAGTTGTTCTCATCTTAGAATTTTCGAAGATGGCAAAGAAAATTGCTAACTCTGGTGGAGCGATGACCTTTGAAGCATTAGCACCGATGTTGATTAGTTATATTATGGTTGCAGTTGTAATTACCAACACTACCGTCATTGTAGAAGCCATCATTGGGATTGCGAGTCATGCCATTGAACAAGTGGCCTCGATTGTGGCTCACGGTGGGGCAAAGTATGATACAATCTCTGGATTAAAAGGGTCAGGATTTATTGGCCGGATGATTGTGGGCTTTTTCGCCCTCCTCATTTGGCTAGTTCGGATAGTAAGTGCAGCCATGGTCAATCTTTTGGTATCTATTCGATTTATTCAACTCTACCTTATGATCCCATTTGCCCCTCTTACGATTCCAACATTTTTAAGTGATGAGTGGAAGTCTATTGGTATTGGCTATTTAAAAAATATTATGGTCTATGCGGTACAAGGGGTTCTTATTTTTCTGATTGTTTCTCTTGTTCCTTTGTTTGAATCTGCTGGGAAAATAGCTGTTTCAAATGGTGCAGGAGTCCTGCAATCTCTTGCGATTATGTTTGGTAGTTTAATACAAGCTATCTTACTGATTATTGCCCTCGTTGGTTCTCAACGTACGGCTCGCTCAATCTTAGGTATGTAA